One Candidatus Hydrogenedentota bacterium genomic window carries:
- a CDS encoding prepilin-type N-terminal cleavage/methylation domain-containing protein — translation MMKRRGFTLIELLVVIAIIGILAAILLPALARARESARRSSCQNNLKEWGLVFKMYSGEDPGERYPTIAVKNAEQYNCAVSPLAPTGGRGIIAGGPWPPAIYPEYLNDPAIAFCPSDSEQTPALIENPATGQPDLAVNCGSDTERGIGLIDSSYIYLGWVFDQTDTEDPAIDVSGIASVIGATGVTGQMPAQVSSALFTIVGDMVANNWAAAEKKADEDIEVAVPLGNGGGATIYRLREGIERFLITDINNPAATAQAQSTVFIMADNFSAGVDAFNHVPGGANVLFLDGHVDFFRYIQRGPGPVNGGLANALTLVDAAIDLFGAS, via the coding sequence ATCATGAAACGACGTGGTTTTACGCTCATCGAACTGCTGGTGGTGATTGCCATCATCGGCATCCTGGCGGCCATCCTGCTACCTGCCCTCGCCCGTGCGCGCGAATCGGCGCGGCGCTCGAGCTGCCAGAACAACCTGAAGGAATGGGGGCTCGTGTTCAAGATGTACTCGGGCGAGGACCCGGGCGAACGCTACCCGACTATCGCGGTCAAGAACGCGGAGCAGTACAACTGCGCCGTGAGCCCGCTTGCGCCGACGGGCGGGCGCGGCATCATCGCGGGCGGTCCATGGCCGCCGGCGATTTATCCGGAATACCTGAACGACCCGGCGATCGCGTTCTGTCCGTCGGATTCGGAGCAGACGCCGGCGCTGATCGAGAACCCGGCAACGGGGCAGCCCGACCTGGCGGTAAACTGCGGTTCCGACACGGAACGGGGCATCGGTCTCATTGACTCGAGCTACATCTACCTTGGCTGGGTCTTTGACCAGACGGACACGGAGGATCCGGCCATTGACGTATCCGGAATCGCAAGCGTTATCGGCGCTACGGGCGTGACGGGCCAGATGCCGGCGCAGGTTTCCTCGGCGCTCTTCACAATCGTCGGCGACATGGTCGCCAACAACTGGGCCGCGGCCGAAAAGAAGGCGGACGAAGACATCGAAGTGGCCGTACCGCTGGGCAATGGCGGAGGCGCGACGATCTACCGTCTGCGCGAGGGCATCGAGCGCTTCCTGATCACGGACATCAATAATCCGGCGGCGACCGCCCAGGCCCAGAGCACGGTCTTCATCATGGCCGACAACTTCTCGGCCGGCGTGGATGCCTTCAACCATGTGCCGGGCGGCGCGAATGTGCTGTTCCTGGATGGCCACGTGGACTTCTTCCGCTACATCCAGCGCGGTCCGGGGCCGGTGAATGGCG
- a CDS encoding FadR family transcriptional regulator, producing the protein MVITGKLEQETTPTRSRKIAGDLARRIVDGEFPVGSRLPTERELAARFGTTRNVIREALRRLETGGLVQIRRGSGVYADNPQLTAGVEFFDVLMGIEDGSLNAAFLRDVLEFRGHIFRMMVRLAALRRTDAELARFGGLVAERRDAAADPALENEVTLQIFREIARATHNQICQMLFNSVERVTRRLRALVDLPTVSFEQTQKIFERLEEAFRQRDPALAEITVIRHVDATFRAFGLGRAAGSDVLFAPEPTEGLEEGA; encoded by the coding sequence ATGGTCATTACCGGAAAACTCGAACAAGAAACCACCCCGACCCGGTCCCGGAAAATCGCGGGTGACTTGGCGCGCCGGATCGTAGACGGCGAATTCCCCGTGGGCAGCCGGCTGCCGACGGAGCGCGAACTTGCGGCGCGGTTCGGCACTACACGCAACGTTATCCGCGAGGCCCTGCGGCGGCTCGAGACGGGCGGGCTGGTGCAGATCCGGCGCGGTTCCGGCGTCTACGCCGACAACCCGCAACTGACGGCCGGCGTCGAGTTCTTCGATGTGCTGATGGGCATCGAAGACGGGTCCCTCAACGCGGCGTTCCTCCGCGATGTGCTCGAATTCCGCGGCCACATTTTCCGGATGATGGTCCGCCTCGCCGCGTTGCGCCGGACGGACGCGGAACTCGCCCGGTTCGGCGGTTTGGTCGCCGAACGACGCGACGCTGCCGCGGATCCCGCGCTTGAAAACGAGGTCACGCTCCAGATCTTTCGCGAAATCGCGCGCGCCACGCACAACCAGATTTGTCAGATGCTTTTCAATTCGGTTGAGCGTGTGACGCGCCGCCTGCGGGCGCTCGTCGACTTGCCCACCGTCAGTTTCGAGCAGACCCAGAAAATCTTCGAGCGGCTGGAAGAAGCTTTCCGCCAGCGCGACCCCGCCCTCGCCGAAATCACGGTGATCCGTCACGTCGATGCCACGTTTCGCGCCTTCGGCCTTGGCCGCGCCGCCGGCAGCGACGTCCTCTTCGCCCCCGAACCCACGGAGGGGCTGGAAGAAGGGGCATAG